A genomic segment from Leishmania infantum JPCM5 genome chromosome 10 encodes:
- a CDS encoding putative pteridine transporter, which produces MTVGQQTGNVASGADVPYATPPQEQLTEEGKGYVHPDTAALFDASPFMRYIPIFGTAVVPFGPKCVMSLGIVYILSKGLARTLLNSSRYAMFMKKYGVTTAVYQRISGIGSLGFSIKPLTAILSDTFAFFGYTKRWYMALSCIAGAVCAIVYGVLPFKPSSAGIAGAMIFISVFCIANIDVLSEGHYSRLIKRHPIPGADLISWIWALIMVGAILASAIQGPLSDSGRPTIGIFLSAGLQAFCVFFFIFNWYGEKKNLIERKEDYIFLLKQEAQMQETDSEPIKEGVGVHDITMGKSKTKPTVLYHEPSLQNSNTELVNFGELDDDVAEYDFVETRCMCGIFGVNKEIVSRNISVAVYGVIMTAGVIALTVLNIMGTTYQLLYGCVGISVILCATGFLCIPMTIMKANFFGWFQQVSYILISGGTDNFYMSDASCLPDGPHFSQTFYNTVGAVIGNAAGVFGVYLFARVFSKQSYRVTLICTTLVQVLASVFDIIIVERWNLYIGIPDHAMYIMGDAIVYEVCYMLNFMPLNMLISRLCPKGYESTMFAILASFSNMGASTSSTIGAILMETVWPLSSSPPCDFSNLRWLLISGHFITPLIAIPLVVVLIPGTRICDPIDPKDVEGLSIFQKWLNKFHATSNAHAKPQPKSLPDSEGQQ; this is translated from the coding sequence ATGACCGTTGGTCAGCAGACCGGAAacgtcgccagcggcgctgacgTGCCTTACGCAACGCCGCCCCAGGAGCAGCTGACGGAGGAGGGCAAGGGCTACGTGCACCCGGACACCGCCGCGCTCTTCGACGCTTCCCCGTTCATGCGCTACATCCCCATCTTTGGAACAGCAGTGGTGCCGTTTGGGCCGAAGTGTGTGATGTCACTTGGCATCGTGTACATTCTCAGCAAAGGTCTGGCGAGGACGCTGCTCAACTCTTCCAGGTACGCCATGTTCATGAAGAAGTACGGCGTCACCACGGCGGTGTACCAGCGCATCTCCGGCATTGGCTCCTTGGGCTTCTCCATCAAGCCGCTGACAGCCATCTTGAGTGACACGTTCGCCTTCTTCGGCTACACGAAGCGGTGGTACATGGCCTTGTCATGTATTGCCGGTGCGGTGTGCGCTATCGTGTACGGCGTTCTGCCGTTCAAGCCGTCGAGCGCTGGCATTGCGGGTGCTATGATTTTCATCTCGGTCTTCTGTATTGCAAACATCGATGTGCTGTCAGAGGGTCACTACAGTCGCCTTATCAAGCGCCACCCCATTCCTGGTGCCGACCTGATCTCGTGGATCTGGGCGCTTATCATGGTGGGTGCGATCCTCGCGTCGGCCATTCAAGGGCCGCTTTCCGACTCGGGCCGCCCCACCATCGGCATCTTCCTCTCCGCAGGCCTGCAGGCCTTctgcgttttctttttcatcTTCAACTGGTATGGCGAGAAGAAGAACCTGATCGAACGCAAGGAGGACTACATCTTTTTGCTGAAACAGGAGGCTCAGATGCAGGAGACGGACTCGGAGCCGATCAAGGAGGGCGTGGGGGTGCACGACATCACCATGGGCAAGAGCAAGACGAAGCCTACCGTGCTGTATCACGAGCCCTCCCTGCAGAACAGCAACACGGAGCTGGTGAACTTTGGCGAGCTTGACGATGACGTGGCCGAGTACGACTTTGTCGAGACACGTTGCATGTGCGGCATCTTTGGAGTGAACAAGGAGATCGTCTCTCGCAACATCTCTGTTGCCGTCTACGGCGTCATCATGACGGCTGGCGTCATTGCGCTGACGGTGCTTAACATCATGGGTACAACCTACCAGCTGCTCTACGGCTGCGTCGGCATCTCGGTTATCCTGTGCGCGACCGGCTTCCTCTGCATCCCTATGACGATCATGAAGGCCAACTTCTTCGGGTGGTTCCAGCAGGTGTCCTACATCCTCATCTCCGGCGGGACGGACAACTTCTACATGTCGGATGCCAGCTGCCTGCCGGACGGGCCACACTTCTCTCAGACATTCTACAACACTGTCGGCGCCGTCATTGgcaacgctgccggcgtGTTTGGTGTGTACCTGTTTGCGCGCGTCTTCTCGAAGCAGAGCTACCGCGTCACGCTAATTTGCACCACTCTTGTCCAGGTTCTTGCGAGCGTCTTTGACATCATCATTGTCGAACGCTGGAACTTGTACATCGGCATCCCGGACCACGCCATGTACATCATGGGTGATGCTATCGTGTACGAGGTGTGCTACATGCTGAACTTCATGCCACTGAACATGCTTATCTCGCGCCTCTGTCCGAAGGGGTACGAGAGCACGATGTTTGCAATTTTGGCGAGCTTCAGCAACATGGGTGCATCGACGTCGTCCACGATTGGCGCAATTCTGATGGAAACGGTGTGGCCACTCTCCTCCAGCCCGCCGTGTGACTTCAGCAACCTGCGCTGGCTGCTCATCTCCGGCCACTTCATCACGCCGCTTATCGCCATTCCGCTAGTGGTTGTGCTCATTCCCGGCACCCGCATCTGCGACCCGATCGACCCGAAGGATGTCGAGGGCCTGTCCATCTTCCAGAAGTGGCTCAACAAGTTTCACGCAACGTCAAACGCACACGCCAAGCCCCAGCCCAAATCGCTGCCAGATTCGGAGGGGCAGCAGTAG
- a CDS encoding phosphate-Repressible Phosphate Permease-like protein has product MANVNPYLWIVIVGGFVSFLTGAGVGMNDLANAFGTTYGARILTLTQIVIVASVCEFGGAVTLGGEVTSTISSGVADPKDFAKQPYVFMYGMLCACGAAFCWLAIATWLRLPVSSTHSICGGVIGFALVYGGGGAVSWAKRKDDFPFFSGVAPIVASWFISPVLTGAVSAIIYSLVRFLVLRPKNCVKRAMYTLPVVVAIAFFLESFFVLFKGASKRLKWSVGKAAWVAACIGAGAGVLSCAFIPLLKRLVARDEAHAFAASDERPSTTEGSTQRKPLNDEDVHKAREVTGDVVSQSEASDSEQSEERQVTGASGLQVQQYEWRAERVFRYLQVFTAICASFAHGASDVSNAVGPLAAIYQVYQTGGVEKSSSVPIWVLCLGGAGLVLGLSTFGIRLMRLMGEDLTVITPSRGFSAELSAALVVSFASGYGIPVSSTHCITGGVIAVSIVDVGFLNIRWLMVLKMYGGWVFTLVITAIISAMFFAQGASAPAM; this is encoded by the coding sequence ATGGCGAATGTCAACCCCTATTTGTGGATCGTCATCGTGGGCGGCTTCGTTTCGTTcctcaccggcgccggtgtggGCATGAACGATTTGGCCAACGCCTTTGGTACCACGTATGGTGCGCGCATTCTCACCCTCACGCAGATTGTCATCGTAGCCTCTGTTTGCGAATTTGGCGGTGCGGTGACGCTCGGTGGTGAGGTGACGTCGACCATCTCCAGTGGGGTTGCCGACCCCAAGGATTTCGCGAAACAGCCATATGTCTTCATGTACGGTATGCTTTGCGCctgtggcgccgccttctGCTGGCTGGCGATTGCCACGTGGCTGCGTCTTCCCGTGTCGTCGACACACAGCATCTGCGGTGGCGTGATCGGCTTCGCGCTGGTctacggcggcggtggtgcggtgagctgggcgaagaggaaggacGACTTCCCGTTCTTCAGCGGTGTGGCCCCGATTGTCGCCTCCTGGTTCATTTCGCCTGTGCTCACCGGCGCTGTATCGGCTATCATCTACAGCCTGGTTCGCTTCCTCGTGCTTCGCCCTAAGAACTGTGTGAAGCGCGCGATGTACACCCTGCCCGTTGTTGTGGCCATTGCCTTCTTCCTGGAGTCTTTCTTCGTGCTCTTCAAGGGCGCGTCGAAGCGCCTCAAGTGGTCGGTGGGCAAAGCTGCCTGGGTGGCTGCGTGCattggcgccggcgctggcgtgctcTCGTGCGCCTTCATTCCCCTTCTGAAGCGCTTGGTTGCTCGTGACGAGGCGCATGCCTTCGCTGCGTCTGACGAGCGTCCGAGCACGACGGAGGGATCAACTCAGCGCAAACCGCTCAACGACGAGGACGTGCACAAGGCTCGTGAGGTCACTGGCGACGTTGTTAGCCAATCGGAGGCCTCCGACTCAGAGCAATCGGAGGAGCGCCAGGTCACTGGTGCCAGCGGCCTTCAGGTCCAGCAGTACGAATGGCGTGCCGAGCGCGTGTTTCGCTACCTGCAGGTGTTCACCGCCATCTGCGCCTCCTTTGCCCACGGCGCGAGCGATGTCAGTAACGCCGTCGGCCCGCTTGCCGCCATCTACCAGGTGTACCAGACGGGCGGTGTGGAGAAGAGCTCCTCTGTTCCGATCTGGGTGCTGTGCCTCGGTGGTGCCGGTCTTGTTTTGGGTCTCTCCACCTTCGGTATCCGGCTGATGCGTCTGATGGGTGAGGATCTGACTGTCATCACGCCGAGCCGCGGCTTCTCTGCGGAGCTGTCGGCCGCGCTCGTCGTGTCGTTCGCCTCCGGCTATGGCATTCCCGTCTCGTCCACTCACTGCATCACTGGTGGTGTCATCGCCGTCAGCATCGTCGATGTTGGCTTCCTGAACATCCGCTGGCTCATGGTGCTGAAGATGTACGGTGGCTGGGTGTTTACTCTCGTGATCACCGCCATTATCTCGGCCATGTTCTTTGCCCAGGGTGCTAGCGCCCCTGCCATGTAG